From the Azospirillum formosense genome, one window contains:
- a CDS encoding glycosyltransferase family 4 protein, with protein MSNKRVLIISHGHPAFSLGGAEVASYNLHQGLHDLPGWESHYLARTSPPVTPHGSSALMALRQKEREVLYYANDYDHFRLSNRNLPGLEKDFVRYVRDLQPDVVNFHHFLGLGIETIQAIRQALPRVPIVVTFHEYLSICHHHGQMVKTSRNTLCYRASPADCAGCFPHIGEAQFFKRELFLKTFLEQADFYVSPSNFLIDRYVDWGLPREKFRMIENGLTVEGIAPPRPLARGGKRNRFAFFGQLTEFKGAHVLVEAIGRVSEKAWGEDGALMIFGGNLERQPEAYQKKFNEAVERAGDRVRFYGSYRSAELPGLMKDVDWVVMPSIWWENSPVVIQEAFLHGRPIISSNIGGMGEKVTHGVDGLHFRNASVEDLVDRLTEALITPDLWDRLRMRIRRPIDRAECARRHADVFDALIANAGGGAVSMPERAVAQKP; from the coding sequence ATGAGCAACAAACGCGTCCTGATCATCAGCCACGGCCATCCCGCCTTCTCGCTGGGCGGCGCGGAGGTGGCCTCCTACAACCTGCACCAGGGGCTGCACGACCTGCCGGGCTGGGAGAGCCATTACCTGGCCCGCACCTCCCCGCCGGTCACGCCGCACGGCAGTTCCGCCCTGATGGCGCTGCGCCAGAAGGAGCGGGAGGTCCTCTACTACGCCAACGATTACGACCATTTCCGGCTGTCGAACCGCAACCTGCCGGGGCTGGAGAAGGACTTCGTCCGCTACGTCCGCGACCTCCAGCCGGACGTGGTGAACTTCCACCACTTCCTGGGCCTGGGCATCGAGACGATCCAGGCGATCCGGCAGGCGCTTCCGCGCGTGCCGATCGTGGTGACCTTCCACGAGTATCTGTCCATCTGCCATCACCACGGCCAGATGGTGAAGACCAGCCGCAACACGCTGTGCTACCGCGCCAGTCCGGCCGACTGCGCCGGCTGCTTCCCGCACATCGGCGAGGCGCAGTTCTTCAAGCGCGAGTTGTTCCTGAAGACATTCCTGGAGCAGGCGGACTTTTACGTCAGCCCGTCGAACTTCCTGATCGACCGCTACGTGGATTGGGGCCTGCCCCGCGAGAAGTTCCGGATGATCGAGAACGGCCTGACGGTCGAGGGCATCGCCCCGCCCCGTCCGCTGGCCCGCGGCGGCAAGCGCAACCGCTTCGCCTTCTTCGGCCAGCTCACCGAATTCAAGGGCGCCCATGTGCTGGTCGAGGCGATCGGCCGCGTTTCCGAGAAGGCCTGGGGCGAGGACGGCGCGCTGATGATCTTCGGCGGCAACCTGGAGCGCCAGCCCGAGGCCTACCAGAAGAAGTTCAACGAGGCGGTGGAGCGCGCCGGCGACCGTGTGCGCTTCTACGGCAGCTACCGCTCCGCCGAGCTGCCCGGCCTGATGAAGGACGTGGACTGGGTGGTGATGCCCTCCATCTGGTGGGAAAACTCGCCGGTGGTGATCCAGGAGGCCTTCCTGCACGGCCGTCCGATCATCTCCAGCAACATCGGCGGCATGGGCGAGAAGGTCACCCACGGCGTGGACGGCCTGCATTTCCGCAACGCCAGCGTCGAGGATCTGGTGGACCGCCTGACCGAGGCGCTGATCACGCCGGACCTGTGGGACCGCCTGCGCATGCGCATCCGCCGCCCCATCGACCGCGCGGAATGCGCCCGCCGCCACGCCGACGTTTTCGACGCGCTGATCGCGAACGCGGGTGGTGGCGCGGTGTCGATGCCCGAGCGGGCGGTGGCGCAGAAGCCGTGA
- a CDS encoding polysaccharide pyruvyl transferase family protein: MANILVMIPSGEVYDHDCVRWYSYQNIQRSINHYHNIGDAFVYDSSLKLLTFDRLDVVEIREFKQEVVDRANAEYDYVFLRGSNYIHDHMTWPEGTEQVLSKLRIPVIAFGVGAQAPATGKLKLSDESKRIWQMFADKSTTLGVRGTYTAEVLWDLGIKNVRIVGCPTAFRNRDPELRIDLPSLDSVRNVGITMRREVSSHYSPDVKTYLTRHRDFVKDMSRRFDTVLMMQGEVEEKKLLWGTDEQKAEAWDELHNNNWLKNWYFDEELDELYRSRLWYSDVVADYESIVRSKDLVLGYRLHGNLMALSNGTPSVYFSYDSRTAEFAETFAIPCYDVYSDKPFVLEEYWDQGLFEKFNRTFYQRYRDMREFLDENYIPHRMPSPTARKSPQRKAA, translated from the coding sequence TTGGCTAACATCCTAGTCATGATTCCCTCCGGCGAAGTCTATGATCATGACTGCGTGCGGTGGTATAGCTACCAGAACATTCAGCGTAGCATCAATCATTACCACAACATCGGCGACGCCTTCGTCTACGATTCCTCGCTGAAGCTGCTGACCTTCGACCGCCTCGACGTCGTGGAGATCCGCGAGTTCAAGCAGGAGGTGGTGGACCGGGCCAACGCCGAATACGATTACGTGTTCCTGCGCGGGTCGAACTACATCCACGACCACATGACCTGGCCGGAAGGCACCGAGCAGGTTCTGTCCAAGCTGCGCATCCCGGTCATCGCCTTCGGCGTCGGCGCCCAGGCCCCGGCCACCGGCAAGCTGAAGCTGTCGGACGAGAGCAAGCGCATCTGGCAGATGTTCGCCGACAAATCGACGACGCTGGGCGTGCGCGGCACCTACACCGCCGAAGTGCTGTGGGACCTCGGCATCAAGAACGTCCGCATCGTCGGCTGCCCGACCGCCTTCCGCAACCGCGATCCGGAGCTGCGCATCGACTTGCCGTCGCTGGACAGCGTGCGCAACGTCGGCATCACCATGCGCCGCGAGGTGTCCAGCCATTATTCGCCGGACGTGAAGACCTACCTCACCCGCCACCGCGACTTCGTCAAGGACATGAGCCGCCGCTTCGACACCGTCCTGATGATGCAGGGCGAGGTCGAGGAGAAGAAGCTGCTCTGGGGCACCGACGAGCAGAAGGCCGAGGCCTGGGACGAGCTGCACAACAATAACTGGCTGAAGAACTGGTACTTCGACGAGGAGCTGGACGAGCTGTACCGCTCGCGCCTGTGGTACTCGGACGTCGTCGCCGACTATGAGAGCATCGTGCGCTCGAAGGACCTCGTGCTGGGCTACCGCCTGCACGGCAACCTGATGGCGCTGTCGAACGGCACGCCGTCGGTCTATTTCAGCTACGACAGCCGCACGGCGGAGTTCGCGGAGACCTTCGCGATCCCCTGCTACGACGTCTATTCCGACAAGCCCTTCGTCCTCGAAGAGTATTGGGACCAGGGCCTGTTCGAGAAGTTCAACCGCACCTTCTACCAGCGCTACCGCGACATGCGGGAGTTCCTGGACGAGAACTACATCCCGCACCGCATGCCCAGCCCGACCGCGCGCAAGTCTCCGCAGCGCAAGGCGGCCTGA
- a CDS encoding carbohydrate-binding domain-containing protein, which produces MEHMAIELDHQNHADTTGFVGDSAADPFQAVVDGITPVTTDSAATPDSILHLQALQTTAQPLALADATAAAASTAKIVVNASGTAAGGVSPHFKLLVDGAVVGEGTAGGDAKDFSFDANVTADQAHKIQIQYDNDGAVDGQDRNLTVNAISINGHKVAPTDPSVTYDKGALDGKDVVPGQANMWWNGTLAVAAPKEFFATTAAAAPAAPMAPTSGTSDYPSTPASQIYYVDATNGSDSNSGHDANQAWKSLDKVNSTNFAPGSLVLFERGETWHDSLLASTSGTSDKPIIYGAYGTGANPVIEAASGSSYAVSLNNKDNITFDSLTMKGSGDAGLLLNGGADNVKVTNSQIVDNHGSGVVISGTSHGLRIDGSTIDGNGAYGIVHYSADNADQYFTNNTISDNGWRTDGVYSGWNGRILSGEIAGNTIFNNGAGGGDGRSHGLYHDHSQANSTLKIHDNTIYDNPRGAGILAKSSTEIYDNTIYGNANVGISVGQNQGTSVTYKIYGNEIFNNNGGIMEHLKGAGSITLDVHDNIFNNNNGRSAVSIADSISQNVANNTISSASKASPTA; this is translated from the coding sequence ATGGAACATATGGCCATTGAGCTTGATCATCAGAACCACGCCGACACGACCGGTTTTGTCGGTGATTCTGCTGCCGATCCGTTCCAGGCTGTTGTCGACGGCATCACCCCGGTGACCACCGACAGCGCCGCGACGCCGGACTCAATTCTCCATCTCCAGGCACTCCAGACCACCGCGCAGCCTCTTGCGCTGGCCGACGCCACGGCCGCTGCCGCCTCCACCGCCAAGATCGTCGTGAACGCCTCCGGCACCGCCGCGGGCGGTGTGTCGCCCCATTTCAAGCTGCTGGTGGACGGCGCCGTCGTCGGCGAAGGCACCGCGGGCGGCGACGCCAAGGACTTCTCCTTCGACGCCAACGTGACCGCCGATCAGGCGCACAAGATTCAGATCCAGTACGACAACGACGGCGCCGTCGATGGGCAGGACCGCAACCTGACGGTCAACGCCATCTCCATCAACGGCCACAAGGTCGCCCCGACCGACCCGTCGGTCACCTATGACAAGGGCGCGCTGGACGGCAAGGACGTCGTCCCGGGTCAGGCCAACATGTGGTGGAACGGCACGCTGGCCGTCGCCGCTCCCAAGGAGTTCTTCGCGACGACCGCCGCGGCGGCGCCGGCCGCCCCCATGGCGCCGACCTCCGGCACGTCGGACTACCCGTCCACCCCGGCCTCGCAGATCTATTACGTCGATGCGACCAACGGCAGCGACAGCAATTCCGGCCATGATGCCAACCAGGCCTGGAAGTCGCTCGACAAGGTGAACTCCACCAACTTCGCCCCCGGCTCGCTGGTCCTGTTCGAGCGTGGCGAGACCTGGCACGACAGCCTGCTGGCCTCCACCTCCGGCACCTCCGACAAGCCGATCATCTACGGCGCCTACGGCACCGGCGCCAACCCGGTGATCGAGGCGGCCAGCGGCTCCAGCTACGCCGTCAGCCTGAACAACAAGGACAACATCACCTTCGACAGCCTGACCATGAAGGGTTCGGGCGACGCCGGCCTGCTGCTGAACGGCGGCGCCGACAACGTGAAGGTCACCAACTCGCAGATCGTCGACAACCACGGCTCGGGCGTCGTCATCAGCGGCACCTCCCACGGGCTGCGGATCGACGGGTCCACGATCGACGGCAACGGCGCCTACGGCATCGTGCATTATTCCGCCGACAACGCCGACCAGTACTTCACCAACAACACGATCAGCGACAACGGCTGGCGGACCGACGGTGTCTATTCGGGCTGGAACGGCCGCATCCTGAGCGGCGAGATCGCCGGCAACACGATCTTCAACAACGGCGCCGGCGGCGGCGACGGCCGGTCGCACGGGCTCTACCACGACCACAGCCAGGCCAACAGCACGCTGAAGATCCACGACAACACGATCTACGACAACCCGCGCGGCGCCGGCATCCTCGCCAAGTCGAGCACCGAGATCTACGACAACACCATCTACGGCAACGCCAACGTCGGCATCTCGGTCGGCCAGAACCAGGGCACCAGCGTCACCTACAAGATCTACGGCAACGAGATCTTCAACAACAACGGCGGCATCATGGAGCACCTGAAGGGCGCCGGGTCGATCACGCTCGACGTGCACGACAACATCTTCAACAACAACAACGGCCGTTCCGCGGTGTCGATCGCCGACAGCATCAGCCAGAACGTCGCCAACAACACCATCTCGTCGGCCTCGAAGGCGAGCCCGACCGCCTAA
- a CDS encoding tripartite tricarboxylate transporter substrate-binding protein → MKDVQRPRCARKTPFDSFAFKNTPRRTLAGGTALAGALGLLLIPNAAQAAWEPTKSVEFVVPAGTGGGADQMARMIQGIIQKNNLMGQPIVVINKSGGAGAEGFLDVKSSSRNPHKIIITLSNLFTTPLATGVPFSWKDMTPVAMLALDNFVLWVNSEAPQKSPKEFVEAAKEGGANRFKMGGTGSKQEDQIITAAIEQSAGVTFTYVPYKGGGDVAAQLVGNHINASVNNPIEAVSQWRAGALRPLCVFDKERIPLKEPVADGKSWNSIPTCKESGLDVEYTMLRGIFMGPGVTPDQIAYYVDLFKKVRETEEWKDFMAKGAFNVSFKTGDDFKSWLTAAETQHKTLMDKAGFTKQ, encoded by the coding sequence ATGAAGGACGTACAGCGCCCGCGCTGCGCGCGGAAGACCCCTTTTGACTCCTTCGCTTTTAAAAACACGCCAAGAAGAACGCTTGCCGGCGGAACGGCCCTGGCCGGCGCGCTCGGCCTTCTGCTGATCCCCAACGCGGCCCAGGCCGCCTGGGAGCCGACCAAATCGGTCGAATTCGTCGTCCCGGCGGGAACCGGTGGCGGCGCCGACCAGATGGCGCGGATGATCCAGGGCATCATTCAGAAGAACAACCTGATGGGCCAGCCCATCGTCGTCATCAACAAGTCGGGCGGAGCCGGTGCGGAAGGCTTCCTCGACGTCAAATCGTCGAGCCGCAACCCGCACAAGATCATCATCACCCTGTCCAACCTGTTCACCACGCCCCTGGCGACCGGCGTTCCCTTCTCCTGGAAGGACATGACTCCGGTGGCGATGCTGGCGCTGGACAACTTCGTCCTGTGGGTGAACAGCGAGGCCCCGCAGAAATCGCCCAAGGAGTTCGTCGAGGCCGCCAAGGAGGGCGGGGCCAACCGCTTCAAGATGGGCGGCACCGGCTCCAAGCAGGAGGACCAGATCATCACCGCCGCCATCGAGCAGTCGGCGGGGGTCACCTTCACCTACGTCCCCTACAAGGGCGGCGGCGACGTCGCGGCCCAGCTCGTCGGCAACCACATCAACGCCAGCGTCAACAACCCGATCGAGGCGGTGTCGCAATGGCGGGCCGGGGCGCTGCGGCCCCTCTGCGTCTTCGACAAGGAGCGCATCCCGCTGAAGGAGCCGGTGGCCGACGGCAAGTCGTGGAACAGCATCCCGACCTGCAAGGAATCCGGTCTGGACGTGGAATACACCATGCTGCGCGGCATCTTCATGGGGCCGGGAGTCACGCCGGACCAGATCGCCTATTACGTGGACCTCTTCAAGAAGGTCCGCGAGACGGAGGAATGGAAGGACTTCATGGCCAAGGGGGCCTTCAACGTCAGCTTCAAGACCGGCGACGACTTCAAGTCCTGGCTGACCGCGGCGGAAACCCAGCACAAGACCCTGATGGACAAGGCGGGCTTCACCAAGCAATAG
- a CDS encoding tripartite tricarboxylate transporter TctB family protein, with product MEHGTQNSDPVVSNRTMEIVVAGLFALVALVVMADSIRVGNGWGSDGPKAGYFPFYVGLIMLVSSLATLAVNLWRHSGERTAFVEKHQLALVLQVLVPSVVFVALTAFLGIYLSAVLFIAFFMHWVGKYPLKTILPVSILVPAGLFVMFEIWFLVPLPKGPVETMFGF from the coding sequence ATGGAGCATGGAACGCAGAACAGTGATCCGGTCGTTTCGAACCGGACCATGGAGATCGTCGTCGCCGGGCTGTTCGCCCTCGTCGCCCTCGTGGTGATGGCCGACAGCATCCGCGTCGGCAACGGCTGGGGGTCCGACGGACCGAAGGCCGGCTACTTCCCCTTCTATGTCGGCCTGATCATGCTGGTCAGCAGTCTGGCCACGCTGGCCGTCAACCTCTGGCGCCACAGCGGCGAACGCACCGCCTTCGTCGAGAAACATCAGCTCGCCCTGGTTCTCCAGGTGCTGGTCCCCAGCGTGGTCTTCGTGGCCCTGACCGCCTTCCTGGGCATCTACCTGTCGGCGGTGCTGTTCATCGCCTTCTTCATGCATTGGGTGGGCAAGTACCCGCTCAAGACGATCCTGCCCGTCTCGATCCTCGTGCCCGCGGGCCTCTTCGTGATGTTCGAAATCTGGTTCCTGGTACCGCTTCCCAAGGGACCGGTGGAGACGATGTTCGGGTTCTGA
- a CDS encoding tripartite tricarboxylate transporter permease — protein MEALGSLIHGFGVLADPMNIAYMFIGITLGVLIGVLPGLGGANGVAILLPLTFSMSPTSAIIMLSCIYWGALFGGAITSVLFNIPGEPWSVATTFDGHPMAQKGHAGEALTAAFTSSFFGAFVAVLLITFLAPVIAGFALRFGPAEFFAVQLLTFCSFVGMGSESPFKVLCAMMLGFALAAVGLDSVTGELRMTFGSVELLRGFDFLIAVIGLFGIGEILLTMEEGLAFKGKSAKINAKVVWETWKSLPRYWVTAIRGSIVGCWMGITPGGATPASFMSYGLAKRFSKNRQNFGNGEVEGVVAPETAAHAAGTSALLPMLTLGIPGSPTAAVLLGGLLIWGLQPGPLLFVEQKEFVWGLIASMYLGNIAGLIVVLTTVPVFASILRIPFSIIAPVIVVICAVGAYTVHNAFLDIVMMLVFGVVGYVFKKLSYPLAPLVLALVLGDMAESSFRQAMLVSQGDLAIFWSNPLVGSIVTLALVMLFWPLMSALLRKRQSRQDGGTEVIPVK, from the coding sequence TTGGAAGCGCTCGGGTCACTCATACACGGGTTCGGCGTGCTCGCCGATCCCATGAACATCGCCTACATGTTCATCGGCATCACGCTGGGCGTTCTGATCGGCGTGCTGCCGGGGCTGGGCGGGGCGAACGGGGTGGCGATCCTGCTGCCCCTGACCTTCAGCATGTCGCCGACCTCCGCCATCATCATGCTCTCCTGTATCTACTGGGGAGCGTTGTTCGGCGGGGCCATCACCTCGGTCCTGTTCAACATACCGGGCGAGCCATGGTCGGTGGCGACCACCTTCGACGGCCACCCCATGGCGCAGAAGGGCCATGCGGGCGAGGCCCTGACGGCGGCCTTCACCTCGTCCTTCTTCGGGGCGTTCGTGGCGGTCCTGCTCATCACCTTCCTGGCCCCCGTGATCGCCGGCTTCGCCCTGCGCTTCGGTCCGGCGGAGTTCTTCGCGGTCCAGCTTCTGACATTCTGCAGTTTCGTCGGCATGGGCAGCGAATCCCCCTTCAAGGTGCTGTGCGCCATGATGCTGGGCTTCGCGCTGGCGGCGGTCGGGCTCGACAGCGTGACCGGCGAGCTGCGCATGACCTTCGGCTCGGTTGAGCTGCTGCGCGGCTTCGACTTCCTGATCGCGGTCATCGGCCTGTTCGGCATCGGCGAAATCCTCCTGACCATGGAGGAGGGCCTGGCCTTCAAGGGCAAGAGCGCCAAGATCAACGCCAAGGTCGTGTGGGAGACCTGGAAGAGCCTGCCCCGCTACTGGGTCACCGCCATCCGCGGCTCCATCGTCGGCTGCTGGATGGGCATCACGCCCGGCGGCGCCACTCCCGCCTCCTTCATGAGCTATGGCCTCGCCAAGCGCTTCTCCAAGAACCGCCAGAATTTCGGCAACGGCGAGGTGGAGGGCGTGGTCGCCCCGGAAACCGCGGCCCACGCCGCCGGCACCAGCGCGCTGCTGCCCATGCTGACCCTGGGCATCCCCGGCTCGCCCACCGCGGCGGTGCTGCTGGGCGGCCTGCTGATCTGGGGTCTCCAGCCCGGCCCGCTGCTGTTCGTCGAGCAGAAGGAGTTCGTCTGGGGCCTGATCGCCAGCATGTATCTGGGCAACATCGCCGGCCTGATCGTCGTGCTGACCACGGTTCCGGTCTTCGCCTCGATCCTGCGCATCCCCTTCAGCATCATCGCGCCGGTCATCGTGGTGATCTGCGCGGTCGGCGCCTACACCGTGCACAACGCCTTCCTCGACATCGTCATGATGCTGGTGTTCGGCGTCGTCGGCTACGTCTTCAAGAAACTGTCCTACCCGCTGGCCCCGCTGGTGCTGGCCCTGGTGCTGGGCGACATGGCGGAAAGCTCCTTCCGGCAGGCCATGCTGGTGTCGCAGGGGGATCTGGCGATCTTCTGGTCCAACCCGCTGGTCGGCAGCATCGTCACCCTGGCGCTGGTCATGCTGTTCTGGCCGCTGATGTCCGCCCTGCTGCGCAAGCGGCAGTCCCGGCAGGACGGCGGGACCGAGGTCATCCCGGTCAAATAA
- a CDS encoding TerC family protein codes for MDTSDFMIALLQIIWIDILLSGDNALVIALACRSLPPKQQKIGVFLGTGAAIVLRVLFAVIIAYLLAIPYLKIIGGVLLFWIAIKLMLPTEEEEQAAHSGTSAGLWGVVRTIVIADAVMSLDNVIAIAAASHGNTVLLILGLAISIPLIVFGSTLILKAIERLPALVYAGAGLLGYIAAEVILTDPSIHSHVTESLPVLTGTAPFVAALGVMTAGFLMARSINRRRAVVETDPA; via the coding sequence ATGGACACGTCCGATTTCATGATCGCTCTGCTCCAGATCATCTGGATCGACATCCTGCTGAGCGGCGACAACGCGCTCGTCATCGCGCTGGCCTGCCGCTCGCTGCCGCCGAAGCAACAGAAGATCGGCGTCTTCCTCGGCACCGGGGCGGCCATCGTGCTGCGCGTGCTGTTCGCCGTCATCATCGCCTATCTGCTGGCCATCCCGTACCTGAAGATCATCGGCGGTGTGCTGCTGTTCTGGATCGCCATCAAGCTGATGCTGCCCACCGAGGAGGAGGAGCAGGCGGCGCACTCCGGCACCTCCGCCGGGCTGTGGGGGGTGGTCCGCACCATCGTGATCGCCGACGCGGTGATGAGCCTGGACAACGTCATCGCCATCGCCGCCGCCTCGCACGGCAACACGGTCCTGCTGATCCTCGGGCTGGCCATCAGCATTCCGCTGATCGTCTTCGGCAGCACCCTGATCCTGAAGGCCATCGAACGGCTGCCGGCCCTGGTCTACGCCGGCGCCGGGCTGCTCGGCTACATCGCGGCGGAGGTCATCCTCACCGACCCGAGCATCCATTCCCACGTGACGGAAAGCCTGCCGGTGCTGACCGGGACGGCGCCCTTCGTCGCGGCGCTGGGGGTGATGACGGCCGGCTTCCTGATGGCCCGCAGCATCAACCGCCGCCGCGCCGTGGTGGAAACCGATCCGGCTTGA
- a CDS encoding CBS domain-containing protein, translated as MTSPVITVALDTPVPDIAELLLTHRISGLPVVDQDGRAVGIISEGDLLRRVETGTDRPRARWLEMLVGRNVQAADFLKTHGRCARDVMSRPVHAVAPDTEIAEIADLMEDKRIKRAPVLVDGRPVGIISRANLLHGLLRNRRGAVGFGATGDEAIRAALLEALEGQSWVDLNQVNIVVNDGVVQLWGMVDSEEQRRALHTAASGVSGVKRVEEHLNRNRFVG; from the coding sequence ATGACATCGCCGGTCATCACGGTGGCGCTGGACACCCCCGTGCCGGACATCGCGGAATTGCTTTTAACCCATCGGATCAGCGGCTTGCCGGTGGTGGACCAGGACGGCCGGGCGGTCGGCATCATCAGCGAGGGGGACCTTCTGCGCCGGGTGGAGACGGGAACCGACCGCCCGCGCGCCCGCTGGCTGGAGATGCTGGTGGGCCGCAACGTGCAGGCCGCCGATTTCCTGAAGACCCATGGGCGCTGCGCGCGCGACGTCATGTCGCGCCCGGTCCACGCCGTCGCGCCCGACACGGAGATCGCCGAGATCGCCGACCTTATGGAGGACAAGCGCATCAAGCGCGCCCCGGTCCTGGTCGACGGCCGTCCGGTCGGCATCATCAGCCGGGCCAATCTGCTGCACGGGCTGCTCCGCAACCGGCGCGGCGCCGTCGGTTTCGGCGCGACCGGCGACGAGGCAATCCGCGCCGCGCTGCTGGAGGCGTTGGAGGGACAGTCCTGGGTGGACCTGAATCAGGTCAACATCGTCGTCAACGACGGGGTCGTGCAGCTCTGGGGCATGGTCGACAGCGAGGAGCAGCGCCGCGCCCTGCACACCGCGGCGAGCGGCGTGAGCGGCGTGAAGCGCGTGGAGGAACATCTCAACCGGAACCGCTTCGTCGGGTGA
- a CDS encoding GntR family transcriptional regulator, producing MPPPELTVQPLDSGATFRNQVYRRLKQAIIQMDIYDHPGDVRLDERQLSGLLGVSRTPIREALTLLEQEGLVRLEPRRGIYVVRKTKTEIIEMIIAWAALESMATRLAAERATAEDIGTLWDIFRSFEEQAPSDNIQEYSDANIEFHKAIIRLSRARILETLTDNLFIHMRAIRKLSIRQDNRADQSMHEHRDIIRALERRDGELAERLAREHTLGLAAHVERHGDFLDWLRLAEVRGPDVKAAFKDGLPLM from the coding sequence ATGCCGCCACCCGAATTGACCGTCCAGCCTCTGGACTCCGGCGCCACCTTCCGCAACCAAGTCTACCGAAGGCTGAAGCAGGCCATCATCCAGATGGACATCTACGACCACCCCGGCGACGTCCGGCTGGACGAGCGCCAGCTCAGCGGCCTGCTGGGCGTCAGCCGCACCCCGATCCGCGAGGCCCTGACCCTGCTGGAGCAGGAAGGTCTGGTGCGGCTGGAGCCGCGGCGGGGAATCTACGTCGTCCGTAAGACCAAGACCGAGATCATCGAGATGATCATCGCCTGGGCGGCGCTGGAAAGCATGGCGACCCGCCTCGCAGCCGAGCGCGCCACCGCGGAGGACATCGGCACGCTGTGGGACATCTTCCGCAGCTTCGAGGAGCAGGCGCCCTCCGACAACATCCAGGAATATTCCGACGCCAACATCGAGTTCCACAAGGCGATCATCCGTCTCAGCCGGGCGCGCATCCTGGAGACGCTGACCGACAACCTGTTCATCCACATGCGGGCCATCCGCAAGCTGTCGATCCGGCAGGACAACCGGGCCGACCAGTCGATGCACGAGCACCGCGACATCATCCGGGCGCTGGAGCGGCGCGACGGCGAGTTGGCCGAGCGTCTGGCGCGCGAGCACACGCTGGGTCTGGCCGCCCATGTCGAGCGCCACGGCGATTTCCTCGACTGGCTGCGTCTGGCCGAGGTGCGGGGCCCCGACGTGAAGGCCGCCTTCAAGGACGGCCTGCCGCTGATGTAG